GTTACGTGAATGCCCCGGTGCGCCGATTGATGCACAGGCGTTTAACGATGAGCTGGATTCTGCGCGTAACCATACCCTCGAACTGATTCGCCGTCATTTAACGGAGTTCGGTGAACAATTTCCGGCGGAAACTTGCGTAAAAGGGTTTTACCCGCTCACCGGGAATGTCGAATGGACGACCAGTTTCTGGACCGGGCAGCTATGGCTGGCGTGGGAAATGAGCGGAGATGAACAATTTCGCGCGCTGGCCGAGCGCCATGTACGGTCGTTTGGCCTGCGTATTGCCGGGCGTGAAGACACCAATACACACGATCTCGGCTTTTTATACACGCTCTCCTGCGTAGCAGCCTGGCGTCTGACCGGCAATCGCGAAGCGCGCGGTTTCGCGCTGTTGGCGGCAGAAGCGTTACTGGAACGCTTTCATGAAAAAGCGCGGATCATCCAGGCGTGGGGCGATCTGCACGATCCCGGACAGGCCGGGCGTATGATTATCGACTGCAATATGAACCTGCCGCTGCTCTACTGGGCAACAGAACAAACGGGCGATCGGCGCTTTGCCGACGCCGCCGAAGCGCATGTCCGCCAGGCGGCGAAATACCTGATTCGTGAAGATGCCTCGACGTTTCACACCTACTATATGGATGTGCAAACCGGTGCGCCGCGCTACGGCAATACGCAGCAGGGTTACGCCGATGACTCTTGCTGGTCGCGCGGCCAGGCGTGGGGAATTTACGGTTTCCTGTTGAGCTATATCTACACCGGCGACAAAGAGATGGTGGCGCTGTCCAAACGGCTGGCGAACTACTTTCTCAACCGCCTGCCGGAAGATGCGGTGTGTCACTGGGATCTGGCGCTGGTAGGAACCGATGCGCTGCGGGATTCATCCTCTGCGGCGATTGCGGTGTGTGGTTTGCTGGAGCTGGTGAAACACCTGCCGGTGACTGACCCGGACAGGGCGCACTATCAGCAGTGGGCAATGCGCATTATGTCATCGCTGGGTAAGCACTATCTGGCGGGCAAACAGGACGCGACAAACGGGCTGCTCAAACATTCGGTTTATCACCTGTCGAGTAATAAAGGTGTGGATGAGTGCAGTAGCTGGGGGGATTATTTTTACGTCGAGGCGCTGGCGCGCTTTTCGCAAAGTTGGAAGTTGTACTGGTAAAGCGTTTTTCCCTCTCCTTTAGAGGAGAGGGATATTTACTCAGAGACCCGCTTCCAGGATGCGGATATGTGTCTCCAGTACGTCGCCTTTTACTGCTTCGCTCCACGCTTTCATGTGCGGAGTTTGCAGGTGCGCTTCAAGATGCGCCACGCTTTCCCAGCGCTCCACCATGGTGATGGAATCGGGTGCGGTGGTCTGGAAGCTCACGCCCGCGGCGTTGTCTACCAGTGGCTCATAGCCGTGGCAGCCTTCCTCTTGCAGCACAACGGGGACAATTTTCGCGAATTCATCAAGCACGGCCTGGCGATGGTGCTGCCCCGGACGCGTGCGGATTTCTGCTACTACTGTAATCATGATTTACTCCTCCTAAGTCCTGCTACAGTTAAGCAAAAATTTCCGCCAGATGCTTGCGATATTCCGCAATATAACGCGGCACGTCCGGCATTTTGATGACGTCATTAACGATAAATGTCGGCAATGCTTCCATGCCCAGGAACTGGTTAGCCTTATGGAATGGCAGGTAAACCCCGTCAACGCCGACGCCGTGGAAGAACTGATCTTTATCGGTGAAGGCGTCCATCGGCGCGTTCCAGGTCAGCGACAGCATATAGGTTTTGCCCTGAATCAGGCCGCCAGAACCGTATTTTTTCGCGGCGTCAGAACGGGTGCGACCGTCGCTGGCATACAGGGAACCGTGACCTTCGGTAAACACATCATCCATATACTTTTTCACCGTCCACGGCGCGCCCATCCACCAGCCCGGCATCTGCCAGATAATGGTGTCAGCCCACAGGAAGTTTTCAACTTCCGCTTTGATGTCGTAATCACCGTCGGTACGCACGGTTTTAACATCATGTCCGGCGTCGCGCAGGAAACTTTCCGCGACCTCGGTCAGGGTGTCATTCAGTTGGCCATTGGAGTGGGCGAATTTTTTCGCACCGTTGATAATCAGAATGTTGCTCATAATTTGTCCTCAGATAAAAGCGTTTGGCAGCGATTCTATCCATATCAGCGGTGCGATGAAATTGGCAAAACGTGCAAAGACTTTTGCGATAAAAGCAATAATCCTCGTTACCAGCTCAGGCGAGCGATAAATCCGCCCTGCGGATGATTGGCAAAAGTCGCTGTCATCTGGTGCAGCGCGGCGATGCGTTGCACAATCGACAGCCCCAGCCCGCTGCCGGTTTCCGTTTGCCCCGGCGGGCGATAGAAACGCTCGCCAATGCGCGTCAACGCCTCGCTGCTTACGCCCGGGCCGTTATCCCGCACGCTAAAGGAATGTGCTTCCAGCGTGACATCCACAACGCTGCCCGGCGGGCTATAGCGAATGGCGTTATCCAGCAGATTACGTACTAACAGGCTGAGTAACAGCGGTTGCCCCTGGCGGCTGACAGACTGCGCATGAAGGTGCAGACGAACGTCGATACCCGCTTGCTGAGCACAATGGTAGATATCCATCACGGCGGATTGCAGCAGGGAATCGAGGGAAAAGGTTTCGATGCCGTCAACGTTGTCCAGCGAATCGAGCCTGGAGAGCGTCAGCAGTTGATCCACCAGCCGGGTGGCGCGATCGATGCCGACATGCAACTGCGCCAGCGCTTTTTCACGCGCAGCGGGATCGTCATCGGAAAGTTGCGCCACTTCCGTTTGCACTTTCAGCGCCGCCAGCGGGCTGCGCAGTTCATGAGCGGCATCGGACGTAAAGCGCCGTTCACGCAACATCATGGTGTGCGTACGCGTAAAAAGCTGATTCAGCGCATCCACCAACGGGCGCACTTCGCTGGGCACGCCTTGCGTATTCAGCGGCCCGGCGTCATCGGGCGCACGTGAACGCAATGCCAGCGCCAGCTTTTTCAACGGACGTAGCTCAAAAGTGAGCAGTACGATCAACAAGATAAGCATTAATGGCAGGGCGACCAGCCACGGCGTGAGCTGCGAGGTGATAATCTCCAGCGCCATTTCCTGGCGATACTCCCACTCCTGGCCCACGACAATACGGTATTTCCCGCCCGGTGCTGTGAGCCATAGAAAGCGCCATTTATCATCATCGCCCTGCAAATGGCCGTCTTCAAAGCCGTCCCGACGATACGTATACGGAATATCCCGCCCGTTCTCGCCATCGTGCAGTAACAATTTGCCGTCGACAGAATAGATAGCGAACGCCAGCGCATCGTCATCCAGATGCCCGTGCTTAATCTTCTTTTTGCCCATTTGCGGCGCGGCGCTTTGTAACTGATTGAGTTCCATCACGCTGAGCCGTTTGGCGAACAGCATTTGTTGGGTATCAAATAGCTTGTCGAGTTTATCGCGCGTCTCTTGCCAGGCAACGAGGCTGGCGCACAGCCAGGCTGCTGTTGCGAGCAACAGAAACAGCAGCGTAAGCCGCAGCCGCAGGCTCAGCGGGAAGGTAAGTTTCATGGTTCTCCCAGGGTGTAACCGATGCCGTGGACGGTGCGGATAAACTCGCTGCCAAGTTTGCGCCGCAAATGATGCACATGCACTTCCACTGCGTTGCTGGAGACATCCCCGTCCCAGTTATAGAGTTTCTCTTCGATAAGTTTACGCGGCAGCACGCGCCCGACATTGCGCAGCAGTAGCTCCAGCAGGGCGAACTCTTTCGGCTTCAGGGTTAGCGTTTCATTATTGAAGGTGGCAACAAGGCTTACGGGGTCAAGCGTCACCCGGCCGTGGCGTAACAGACTTTGCGCCTGGCCGTGCGTGCGGCGAATCAGTACTTCCAGCCGGGCAGCCACTTCAATCAGGGCAAACGGTTTACACAGGTAATCATCCGCTCCGAGGCGCAACCCTTCAACGCGTTGATCAATGGCGTCGCGCGCGGTGAGGATCAACACCGGCTCGGTGCGCTTCTCTTCGCGCCAGCCGCGCAGAATGTCCAGCCCATCAATGCCCGGCAGCGTTAAGTCGAGGATCACAGCGTCATAAGGTGCGGCAAACAGCGCTGCCTTGCCGAGTTTGCCGTCGGTAAACCAGTCAACGCAGAACCCCTTTTTACTCAGCCCGGCTTTAATACCGTCGCCGATTAAGGGGTCATCTTCTACCAGCAGAATACGCATATCGCCTCCTTTCACCGTAGTTTGCTGGCAGTTAACCCGCTCGCATAAGGCCTTGTACAGCGAAAAATTATCTTTTTTCCCCTTAAGAAGTTGTTAAGAAATGCCAGGCTTAATAGAAACTCACCACAGGAAAGGGAGAGAAAAGATGAAAAAATTCGCTGCGATTACCGCTGTTATTGCACTCTGCTCCGCGCCGGCGTTTGCCGCGAATCAGGGCGGGTTCACCGGGCCGGGTGCCACGCAACATAGTGCGTCCCAGCAGAGCGGGGGTTTTACCGGGCCGAACGGCAGTAAAGCCACCGTCGAAAGTGCAAAATCCTTGCGCGATGATGCCTGGGTGTCACTGAGCGGCAACATTGTTGAACGCATCTCCGACGATACCTATTTATTCAAAGATGCGACCGGCACCATCAATGTTGAAATCGACCAGAAACGCTGGAAAGGCTTGTCCGTTGGGCCGCAGGATAAGGTGGAGATCCAGGGCGAAGTGGATAAAGACTGGAACTCGGTAGAAATCGACGTTAAAGAGATCCGTAAAGTCGGCCAGTAACCCCGTACCTGCGTGAAAAAATCGCTCATCGCTATGACTCCTCGCCGCAGATAAGGTAGTATCTGCGGCAATATTGCCGCCGCAAAGGTGGGCGCATACGTTGAGGAATCACGATTAATGAGCGATATGGCAGAGCGCCTTGCGCTGCATGAATTTACG
The nucleotide sequence above comes from Kosakonia sp. H02. Encoded proteins:
- a CDS encoding glycoside hydrolase family 88 protein, translating into MLSKIVEETLRECPGAPIDAQAFNDELDSARNHTLELIRRHLTEFGEQFPAETCVKGFYPLTGNVEWTTSFWTGQLWLAWEMSGDEQFRALAERHVRSFGLRIAGREDTNTHDLGFLYTLSCVAAWRLTGNREARGFALLAAEALLERFHEKARIIQAWGDLHDPGQAGRMIIDCNMNLPLLYWATEQTGDRRFADAAEAHVRQAAKYLIREDASTFHTYYMDVQTGAPRYGNTQQGYADDSCWSRGQAWGIYGFLLSYIYTGDKEMVALSKRLANYFLNRLPEDAVCHWDLALVGTDALRDSSSAAIAVCGLLELVKHLPVTDPDRAHYQQWAMRIMSSLGKHYLAGKQDATNGLLKHSVYHLSSNKGVDECSSWGDYFYVEALARFSQSWKLYW
- a CDS encoding putative quinol monooxygenase, with product MITVVAEIRTRPGQHHRQAVLDEFAKIVPVVLQEEGCHGYEPLVDNAAGVSFQTTAPDSITMVERWESVAHLEAHLQTPHMKAWSEAVKGDVLETHIRILEAGL
- a CDS encoding NAD(P)H-dependent oxidoreductase; translated protein: MSNILIINGAKKFAHSNGQLNDTLTEVAESFLRDAGHDVKTVRTDGDYDIKAEVENFLWADTIIWQMPGWWMGAPWTVKKYMDDVFTEGHGSLYASDGRTRSDAAKKYGSGGLIQGKTYMLSLTWNAPMDAFTDKDQFFHGVGVDGVYLPFHKANQFLGMEALPTFIVNDVIKMPDVPRYIAEYRKHLAEIFA
- the qseC gene encoding quorum sensing histidine kinase QseC, which translates into the protein MKLTFPLSLRLRLTLLFLLLATAAWLCASLVAWQETRDKLDKLFDTQQMLFAKRLSVMELNQLQSAAPQMGKKKIKHGHLDDDALAFAIYSVDGKLLLHDGENGRDIPYTYRRDGFEDGHLQGDDDKWRFLWLTAPGGKYRIVVGQEWEYRQEMALEIITSQLTPWLVALPLMLILLIVLLTFELRPLKKLALALRSRAPDDAGPLNTQGVPSEVRPLVDALNQLFTRTHTMMLRERRFTSDAAHELRSPLAALKVQTEVAQLSDDDPAAREKALAQLHVGIDRATRLVDQLLTLSRLDSLDNVDGIETFSLDSLLQSAVMDIYHCAQQAGIDVRLHLHAQSVSRQGQPLLLSLLVRNLLDNAIRYSPPGSVVDVTLEAHSFSVRDNGPGVSSEALTRIGERFYRPPGQTETGSGLGLSIVQRIAALHQMTATFANHPQGGFIARLSW
- the qseB gene encoding quorum sensing response regulator transcription factor QseB, coding for MRILLVEDDPLIGDGIKAGLSKKGFCVDWFTDGKLGKAALFAAPYDAVILDLTLPGIDGLDILRGWREEKRTEPVLILTARDAIDQRVEGLRLGADDYLCKPFALIEVAARLEVLIRRTHGQAQSLLRHGRVTLDPVSLVATFNNETLTLKPKEFALLELLLRNVGRVLPRKLIEEKLYNWDGDVSSNAVEVHVHHLRRKLGSEFIRTVHGIGYTLGEP
- a CDS encoding YgiW/YdeI family stress tolerance OB fold protein; amino-acid sequence: MKKFAAITAVIALCSAPAFAANQGGFTGPGATQHSASQQSGGFTGPNGSKATVESAKSLRDDAWVSLSGNIVERISDDTYLFKDATGTINVEIDQKRWKGLSVGPQDKVEIQGEVDKDWNSVEIDVKEIRKVGQ